One window of the Mixophyes fleayi isolate aMixFle1 chromosome 6, aMixFle1.hap1, whole genome shotgun sequence genome contains the following:
- the PHC1 gene encoding polyhomeotic-like protein 1 isoform X2 encodes METESEQNSTSTNGSTASGASSRPQISQMSLYERQAVQALQALHRQPNAAQYFHQLMLQQQLSNAQLHSLAAVQQATIAATRQAASPNTVSNQQTSTTQGSASLSTSSSAQLLSRAQNVTAPSATTLTQSVLLSNASSPPLSQSQTQMYLRQPQLGNLLQVNRSLGRGVPLNSQLILMPNGSVATVQQEVTSPQNQGMHQDSDQVQNLAVRGQQTAQPTSTAAGPNITHSAPTPPSKLTTHSVPSSSAPSQMPSTQVPQTVKSPMGPAGGTVSQGSQTEAEGRKAEGEAVQQSVGINLTRAATPAPNQTLISSATYTHIQPHSVLQQKQVVFQQQIAIHRQSQLVHASAHLQMAQQQPQAPSQQGLQAPPSQQTLVVQPMLQTPEATLPTKAPVPIQPKQPGKGVPPLNLQGHLAAKPTQGARPLPTPPPNQPHIPVQLVGARQQGPAQALPLGAPQVPSQGSSLTQMTLPPSPAPVPTAVSGAVQEAQAAFYGVLQNKMSGAGKRKAESEEDREESPTLPVKTSPPADIPPTVEESNTPAEKSEVVSQVSPALSVSAPPCAPTLLVTSRQHSDSKPPQAIVKPQILTHIIEGFVIQEGAEPFPVGSPQIPKDPEKQSAPVTVLHPAESLPSHPAADQTLSDSGSSKLLKCEYCGKFAPARQFRGSKRFCSMTCSKRYNVGCSHQLRLQRKKLKELQEAGGMRVRRRGPRRNSSEIARAKIQGKQMRVTEADSSRGSDNSSYDEAFSPTSPAPPSCRTSHGERDGSTPTSGPSNSELLGINPVFLSSNPSRWSVEEVYEFISSLQGCQDLAEDFRSQEIDGQALLLLKEEHLMSALNIKLGPALKICAKINLLKET; translated from the exons ATGGAGACAGAGAGTGAGCAGAACTCCACATCCACCAATGGGAGTACAGCGTCTGGTGCCAGCTCACGTCCGCAGATATCGCAGATGTCTCTGTATGAACGCCAGGCTGTGCAG GCTTTACAGGCTTTGCATAGACAACCTAATGCAGCGCAGTATTTTCACCAGTTGATGTTGCAGCAGCAGCTTAGTAACGCACAGTTACACAGTCTTGCAGCAGTTCAGCAG GCTACCATTGCTGCCACCCGCCAGGCTGCCTCTCCCAACACGGTTTCCAATCAACAGACAAGCACTACGCAAGGATCG GCCAGTCTATCAACCAGCTCTTCAGCCCAGCTACTGAGCCGTGCCCAGAATGTCACCGCTCCCAGTGCAACCACACTCACCCAGTCTGTTCTGCTCAGCAATGCCAGTTCCCCACCTCTCAGCCAGTCACAGACGCAAATGTATCTGCGG CAGCCACAGCTGGGTAACCTTTTACAAGTAAACCGTTCACTCGGCCGCGGGGTCCCACTGAACTCTCAGCTTATTCTGATGCCCAATGGCTCAGTCGCTACTGTTCAGCAAGAAGTAACATCTCCCCAGAACCAAGGCATGCATCAAGACTCTGACCAG GTTCAAAACCTGGCTGTTAGAGGTCAGCAGACTGCTCAGCCCACCTCCACTGCTGCAGGGCCTAACATCACTCATTCAGCTCCTACTCCTCCATCCAAACTAACTACTCACTCAGTACCCTCTTCCTCCGCACCCTCACAAATGCCATCTACCCAAGTACCACAGACTGTGAAGAGTCCTATGGGTCCagcagggggcacagtgagtCAGGGGAGTCAGACAGAGGCAGAAGGGAGAAAGGCAGAAGGAGAGGCTGTGCAGCAGAGCGTCGGCATCAACTTGACCAGAGCTGCGACACCAGCACCCAACCAGACCCTCATAAGCTCTG CTACTTACACTCACATTCAACCTCACTCAGTCCTGCAACAGAAGCAGGTGGTGTTCCAGCAGCAGATTGCAATCCACCGCCAGTCTCAGCTTGTCCACGCCTCAGCTCACCTACAGATGGCACAGCAGCAGCCCCAGGCTCCTTCACAGCAAGGTCTGCAGGCACCCCCTTCACAGCAGACCCTGGTTGTACAGCCTATGCTGCAGACTCCCGAGGCAACTCTGCCAACAAAAGCCCCTGTGCCCATTCAACCAAAACAACCTGGGAAAGGGGTACCTCCCTTAAACCTTCAAGGGCACCTGGCAGCAAAACCTACACAAGGTGCTCGACCACTTCCAACACCCCCTCCTAACCAGCCTCACATTCCTGTACAACTCGTGGGTGCCAGACAGCAAGGGCCTGCCCAAGCGCTACCCTTGGGGGCCCCCCAGGTTCCGTCACAGGGTTCTTCCTTAACACAGATGACTCTGCCTCCTTCTCCTGCCCCAGTTCCGACTGCTGTGTCTGGTGCTGTGCAGGAAGCCCAAGCTGCATTTTATGGTGTCCTGCAG AACAAGATGAGTGGAGCTGGGAAGAGGAAGGCAGAGTCAGAGGAGGACAGGGAGGAATCCCCCACACTACCTGTAAAAACATCTCCCCCGGCCGACATTCCACCAACTGTGGAGGAGAGCAACACTCCAGCTG AAAAGTCTGAAGTTGTCTCTCAAGTCTCTCCTGCTCTCTCTGTGTCCGCTCCCCCCTGTGCGCCCACACTCTTGGTCACTTCTCGTCAGCACAGTGACTCCAAGCCCCCACAAGCCATTGTGAAGCCACAGATCCTGACTCATATAATAGAGGGCTTTGTCATCCAGGAGGGAGCAGAACCCTTTCCT GTTGGCAGTCCTCAGATTCCGAAGGACCCAGAGAAGCAGTCTGCTCCTGTGACAGTTTTGCATCCAGCAGAGAGTCTTCCCTCTCATCCTGCAGCAGACCAGACTCTCAGTG ATTCTGGTAGCTCAAAGCTTTTGAAATGCGAGTACTGTGGGAAGTTTGCACCAGCACGCCAGTTTCGTGGCTCAAAGAGGTTCTGCTCTATGACTTGTTCCAAAAG ATATAACGTCGGTTGCAGCCACCAACTCCGTCTTCAAAGAAAGAAACTAAAGGAGCTCCAGGAGGCGGGGGGCATGAGAGTACGCAGACGTGGTCCACGGAGGAACAGCTCGGAGATTGCACGTGCCAAGATCCAGGGAAAGCAAATGCGGGTAACAGAG GCGGATTCCAGCCGTGGATCTGATAACTCCAGCTACGATGAGGctttctcccccacctccccagcCCCTCCCTCTTGCAGAACATCACATGGGGAGAGAGATGGGAGTACCCCCACCAGCGGACCCTCAAACTCTGAGCTTCTGGGGATTAATCCCGTGTTTCTGTCAAGCAATCCCAGTCGCTGGAGTGTGGAGGAGGTGTACGAGTTTATTTCTTCTTTACAAG GATGCCAAGACTTAGCCGAAGACTTCCGATCTCAAGAGATTGATGGGCAGGCTTTATTACTTCTGAAGGAGGAGCATCTGATGAGCGCCCTGAATATTAAACTTGGACCTGCATTGAAAATCTGCGCCAAAATCAACCTGTTAAAGGAGACTTAA